One Antarctobacter heliothermus DNA segment encodes these proteins:
- a CDS encoding 4'-phosphopantetheinyl transferase superfamily protein produces the protein MRVLPAGQRTLPNAAHPTLDNRLFSAKEAAYKTHCPMAKHVFGFHALAVDLSKGCARLPITWMLPQFRPNRAWICSYVRLRVVG, from the coding sequence GTGCGCGTCCTGCCCGCCGGGCAGAGAACGCTGCCGAACGCCGCTCACCCTACGCTGGACAATCGGCTGTTTTCGGCCAAGGAAGCCGCCTACAAGACGCATTGTCCAATGGCGAAGCATGTGTTCGGTTTTCACGCGCTTGCGGTTGATCTGTCGAAGGGCTGTGCGCGGCTACCGATCACCTGGATGCTGCCGCAATTCCGCCCGAATCGCGCATGGATCTGCTCATACGTCAGGCTGCGGGTGGTGGGCTGA
- a CDS encoding glycosyltransferase family 4 protein: MTLPKLAYLTGEYPRASDTFIQREVAALRALGHEVDTCSIRTTGPEHLVGPEQRAEHARTFKVLDACKRPMTLIRAHLHWMRAPRRYLRALKLAWATAPKGVKGRLYNLIYFLEAGVLAAHLTDKGIDHLHNHIAKASCTVAMLASALSGIPYSFTIHGPDIFFEPHHWRIDEKAARATFVACISDFCRSQLMCFADQAHWDRFHIVHCGVEPDRYTPIEREEKSRTDLVFVGRLAGVKGVPLLLNAMRRLQQPPATDDPHRAFDEPPAVHLTIVGDGPDRAALEQQAAGLPVTFTGYRSQSEVAEILSKADIFVLPSFAEGLPVVLMEAMAAGLPVITTRIAGVPELVTHGYNGLLVPPGNETALFAAISTLVESPELRAQMGETGRETVKADFDIATEAKKLSWLFQEYSAGRQPRWTRP, translated from the coding sequence ATGACGCTGCCGAAACTGGCCTATCTGACCGGCGAATACCCCCGCGCCTCTGATACCTTTATCCAGCGTGAAGTCGCCGCCCTGCGCGCCCTTGGGCATGAGGTCGACACCTGTTCGATCCGTACTACGGGGCCAGAGCACCTAGTCGGCCCTGAACAGCGCGCCGAACATGCCCGCACGTTCAAGGTGCTGGATGCTTGCAAACGCCCTATGACCTTGATCCGTGCCCACCTGCACTGGATGCGCGCGCCGCGCCGATACCTGAGGGCGTTGAAACTGGCATGGGCAACCGCGCCCAAAGGCGTCAAAGGGCGGCTGTATAACCTCATCTATTTTCTTGAGGCCGGGGTGTTGGCGGCCCATTTGACAGATAAGGGCATCGACCACCTCCACAACCACATCGCCAAGGCATCCTGCACCGTGGCGATGCTGGCCAGCGCGCTGTCGGGCATCCCCTACAGCTTTACCATCCACGGGCCGGACATCTTTTTTGAACCGCATCATTGGCGCATCGACGAAAAGGCCGCCCGCGCGACCTTTGTTGCCTGCATCAGCGACTTTTGCCGCTCACAACTCATGTGTTTCGCGGATCAGGCACACTGGGACCGCTTTCACATCGTCCATTGCGGGGTAGAGCCTGACCGCTACACCCCAATTGAGCGCGAAGAAAAGTCGCGCACCGATCTGGTCTTTGTGGGCCGTCTGGCCGGGGTCAAAGGCGTGCCGCTGCTGCTGAATGCCATGCGCCGCCTGCAACAACCGCCCGCCACCGACGACCCGCACCGCGCCTTTGACGAACCGCCCGCCGTCCACCTGACTATCGTTGGCGATGGCCCCGACCGCGCGGCGCTGGAACAGCAGGCAGCGGGGCTGCCCGTCACCTTTACCGGATACCGCAGCCAGTCCGAGGTGGCAGAAATCCTGTCCAAGGCCGACATCTTTGTCCTGCCCAGCTTTGCCGAGGGGCTGCCCGTCGTGTTGATGGAGGCGATGGCCGCTGGCCTGCCCGTCATCACCACCCGCATCGCCGGAGTGCCGGAACTGGTGACCCACGGCTATAACGGACTGCTGGTGCCGCCGGGCAATGAAACCGCGCTATTCGCCGCGATCAGCACGTTGGTTGAAAGCCCCGAATTGCGCGCCCAAATGGGCGAGACAGGGCGGGAAACCGTAAAGGCCGACTTCGATATCGCGACCGAGGCAAAGAAACTGTCGTGGCTGTTTCAGGAATACTCCGCAGGGCGGCAACCCCGATGGACTCGCCCATGA
- a CDS encoding glycosyltransferase gives MTGTPVDVVLIGRNEGDRLKAALASVAGQARQVVYVDSGSTDNSVAEARNSGATVVALDMSIPFTAARARNAGFDALDDPQIVQFIDGDCSLIPGYLVAARTHLETHPELGLVTGWRSEMHPEASIYNAICDWEWHRPAGQILACGGDMMVRAEAWAEVGGMNPSVIAAEDDEFCTRLRKAGWRLERLPLEMTRHDAAMTTFGQWWRRAVRTGHGFAQVGHLHPEYFRSERRRVLVFGLLLPVLFVLGLFATPMLSLVVVALYLVSHLRSIRGLRRDGLPPRRARRLAILLTLSKFPNLIGMATFHARHLSGADMRIIEYK, from the coding sequence ATGACCGGCACACCCGTGGATGTCGTCCTGATTGGCCGCAACGAAGGCGACCGCCTGAAGGCCGCGCTGGCCTCTGTGGCCGGGCAGGCGCGGCAGGTGGTCTATGTGGACTCTGGGTCCACCGATAACAGCGTGGCCGAGGCACGCAACAGCGGTGCCACGGTTGTCGCGCTGGACATGTCCATCCCCTTTACCGCAGCGCGCGCGCGCAATGCCGGGTTTGATGCGCTGGACGATCCGCAGATCGTGCAGTTCATCGACGGCGATTGCAGCCTGATCCCCGGCTATCTGGTCGCGGCACGGACCCACCTGGAGACACATCCAGAGCTGGGGCTGGTGACAGGGTGGCGGTCGGAAATGCACCCTGAGGCATCGATCTACAACGCGATCTGCGACTGGGAATGGCATCGCCCCGCCGGGCAGATCCTTGCCTGTGGTGGTGACATGATGGTGCGGGCAGAGGCATGGGCAGAGGTCGGCGGCATGAACCCCAGCGTGATCGCCGCCGAGGATGATGAGTTCTGCACCCGCCTGCGCAAGGCAGGCTGGCGGTTAGAGCGCCTGCCGCTGGAAATGACCCGCCATGACGCCGCCATGACCACCTTTGGCCAATGGTGGCGCCGCGCCGTGCGCACCGGTCACGGCTTTGCCCAGGTCGGACATCTGCACCCAGAGTATTTTCGCTCCGAACGTCGTCGCGTGCTGGTCTTTGGCCTGCTGCTGCCCGTTTTGTTTGTCCTTGGTCTTTTTGCCACACCCATGCTGAGCCTTGTGGTTGTAGCGCTCTATCTCGTCAGCCACCTACGGTCGATCCGGGGGTTGCGCCGTGACGGTCTGCCGCCACGCAGAGCGCGCCGGTTGGCGATCCTGTTGACGCTGTCCAAGTTCCCGAACCTGATCGGCATGGCGACATTCCACGCCCGGCACCTATCTGGTGCCGACATGCGGATTATCGAATACAAATGA
- a CDS encoding NAD-dependent epimerase/dehydratase family protein, whose product MPTPIRVGLIGAGYIADWHADALRATTDVKITAVCDLSEAAARAIADPLGARVFTTVQHLIDSKACDAVHILTPPNIHKDIATQCLAAGLHVLVEKPVAESATETAEILAAADFAGRHFHAGHNFLGLPSYIRMKAAMQAGDYGRVSGAEITWALPLSPLRSGPFNLWLLRQPKNLLLELGPHLVAFAHDLFGEVEILHAEAAHPVTLPGDDPRPQSFRILARAGHVEITFTIALVETIDDRSVTLRGSSARARLDYAQDVLVVERENAADLVANPLRKQRELAHQRLVEGFSNAFTQFRSLNTRNPYGLSFRGMTAAIYSALAEGKPQDPRFSGQTAVTVMRTIDAIIAKLPDKVLQTAAPAVQTRAPKPTALVIGGTGFIGRALTRRLVADGRDVRVLSRGKSGPFPDLPDRVETVSASLHDLDALTAAMRGIEVVFNLAKSLDDTWADCLKNDVGVALRIAMAAEQAGVKRLIYTGTIASYDMSDPNVQITEDTGFAEDMTDRNLYARSKAECERKLLELHRTRGLPLVIARPGIVVGKGGPLQHWGIGRWHGAGAVRIWGHGRNILPFVLIDDVVDGLVRMIDAPVVGQSFNLVGEPMLSARGYFNAIHEALGAKIRVVPGNLTAFYASDSVKYLLKKYALRKQGVIRPSRADWQSRAHFSPFINTRAKQGLGWQPEHEKARFVEKAITNANLFGF is encoded by the coding sequence ATGCCCACCCCCATTCGCGTCGGTCTGATCGGGGCCGGATACATCGCCGACTGGCACGCCGACGCGCTGCGCGCCACGACTGACGTCAAGATTACCGCCGTCTGCGATCTGAGCGAGGCCGCCGCCCGCGCCATCGCCGACCCGCTTGGCGCGAGGGTGTTCACAACTGTGCAGCACTTGATTGATTCGAAGGCCTGCGACGCTGTCCATATCTTGACTCCGCCAAATATACATAAGGATATCGCGACTCAGTGCCTCGCCGCTGGGTTGCATGTGCTTGTGGAAAAGCCTGTGGCTGAATCCGCAACCGAGACCGCAGAAATCCTTGCCGCCGCCGATTTCGCAGGCCGCCATTTCCACGCCGGACACAACTTTCTGGGCCTGCCCTCTTACATCCGGATGAAGGCTGCGATGCAGGCGGGCGACTATGGCCGAGTCTCTGGCGCAGAGATCACATGGGCGCTGCCACTGTCGCCGTTGCGGTCCGGTCCGTTCAATCTGTGGCTGCTGCGTCAACCCAAAAACCTGCTGCTGGAACTGGGGCCGCATCTTGTCGCTTTTGCACATGACCTGTTTGGCGAGGTCGAAATCCTGCACGCCGAGGCCGCGCATCCCGTCACCCTGCCGGGGGACGATCCGCGCCCGCAAAGCTTTCGCATCCTCGCCCGCGCAGGCCATGTCGAGATCACGTTCACCATCGCCCTTGTCGAGACGATCGACGACAGGTCCGTTACCCTGCGCGGATCGTCGGCCCGCGCGCGGCTCGACTATGCGCAGGACGTGCTGGTGGTGGAACGCGAAAACGCCGCCGATCTGGTGGCCAACCCGCTCAGAAAACAGCGCGAGCTGGCGCATCAACGGCTGGTTGAGGGGTTCTCCAACGCCTTCACGCAGTTCAGATCGCTCAACACGCGCAACCCCTACGGCCTCAGCTTTCGGGGCATGACCGCAGCGATCTATAGTGCGCTGGCCGAAGGAAAACCGCAGGACCCGCGGTTTTCCGGGCAAACCGCCGTCACTGTCATGCGGACCATCGACGCAATCATTGCGAAGCTACCCGATAAGGTGCTGCAAACCGCTGCTCCTGCGGTACAGACCCGCGCCCCGAAACCGACCGCCTTGGTCATCGGCGGCACCGGGTTCATCGGGCGGGCGCTGACCCGGCGTCTGGTGGCGGACGGACGGGACGTGCGGGTGTTGTCGCGGGGCAAATCCGGCCCCTTCCCCGATCTGCCCGATCGTGTCGAAACCGTCTCTGCCTCACTGCACGATCTGGATGCGCTGACAGCGGCGATGCGGGGCATCGAGGTGGTGTTCAACCTTGCCAAATCACTGGACGATACGTGGGCCGATTGCCTGAAAAACGATGTGGGCGTTGCGCTGCGCATCGCCATGGCTGCGGAACAGGCGGGTGTGAAACGGCTGATCTATACTGGCACCATCGCCAGCTACGACATGTCCGATCCCAACGTGCAGATCACCGAGGACACCGGTTTTGCCGAGGATATGACTGACCGCAACCTGTACGCCCGGTCCAAGGCGGAATGCGAACGCAAGCTGTTGGAATTGCACCGCACCCGTGGCCTGCCACTGGTCATAGCCCGACCCGGCATCGTTGTGGGCAAGGGCGGGCCGCTGCAACATTGGGGGATTGGGCGGTGGCATGGTGCGGGCGCTGTGCGCATCTGGGGACATGGGCGCAACATCCTGCCGTTTGTGCTGATCGACGACGTGGTTGATGGGCTGGTGCGGATGATCGACGCGCCAGTCGTCGGTCAGAGCTTTAACCTTGTGGGGGAACCGATGCTGTCCGCGCGCGGCTATTTCAACGCCATCCATGAGGCTTTGGGCGCAAAGATCCGCGTTGTGCCAGGCAATCTGACCGCGTTTTACGCGTCGGATTCGGTGAAATACCTGCTCAAGAAATACGCCCTGCGCAAACAGGGAGTCATCCGCCCGTCACGCGCGGACTGGCAAAGCCGGGCGCATTTTTCGCCCTTCATCAACACCCGCGCCAAACAGGGTTTGGGCTGGCAGCCGGAACACGAGAAAGCGCGCTTTGTTGAAAAGGCGATCACAAACGCCAATCTCTTTGGCTTCTAG
- a CDS encoding GumC family protein, translating to MMQFQSIGEVLAALRRRALLIIVVTFLGCFGSLYYALGQSKVYEATAVVQIEDAQVPDQLAGALATNTDAARRIRLIEQRLMARDNLVRVMEKHVLFADNPAMTMTERVGWMRDAVRIQQLVSQAQTFAPGGNAPSGLMITVRLDDPDKAANVANELMQLVIDQSRSRSVSRARDTFDFFATEEARVGAEIEDLEGRMAAFKRKNAEQLPSGVVDLRAQLSTLRATDLDLDQQILTIETSSDRTRDDVRLRQIAALQEQKALIASRITEIERLILGAPEVEREFNRLEREMTMLREQYEVITRRKAEAELGQMLENRQATDRFEALETALPPEFPVSRSRKKLALMGGVASVLAGLAAAFVVETMNPVIRSAAQMERMLGIQPVVAIPVVTTRQDRSRGGLKVLAKLLVIFALAGLGLRLIWERSPVLAGFAERFLPRAIRH from the coding sequence ATGATGCAGTTTCAGTCGATTGGCGAAGTTCTCGCGGCCCTCCGGCGTCGCGCACTTTTGATTATTGTAGTGACCTTTCTGGGCTGCTTTGGCTCGTTGTACTATGCGCTGGGCCAGTCCAAGGTCTATGAGGCCACCGCCGTCGTACAGATCGAAGATGCGCAGGTGCCGGACCAACTGGCCGGAGCGCTGGCCACCAATACAGACGCCGCCCGCCGGATCAGATTGATCGAACAGCGGTTGATGGCACGCGACAATCTTGTGCGGGTAATGGAAAAACATGTGCTGTTCGCCGACAATCCGGCGATGACCATGACGGAACGTGTGGGATGGATGCGGGACGCCGTGCGCATCCAGCAGCTGGTCAGCCAGGCGCAGACCTTTGCGCCAGGGGGCAATGCGCCTTCGGGATTGATGATCACGGTTCGATTGGACGATCCGGACAAGGCCGCCAATGTGGCGAACGAACTGATGCAACTTGTGATCGACCAATCGCGCTCGCGCAGCGTCAGCCGTGCGCGTGATACCTTTGACTTTTTCGCCACCGAAGAGGCCCGAGTCGGGGCCGAAATCGAGGATCTTGAGGGTCGAATGGCCGCCTTCAAGCGTAAAAATGCAGAGCAGCTGCCTTCGGGCGTGGTGGACCTGCGGGCGCAACTCAGCACATTGCGCGCCACCGACTTGGACCTTGATCAGCAGATCTTGACCATCGAAACCTCCAGCGACCGGACGCGGGACGATGTGCGGTTGCGCCAGATCGCGGCGTTGCAGGAGCAAAAGGCGCTTATCGCCTCACGCATTACCGAAATTGAGAGGCTGATCCTTGGCGCGCCCGAGGTTGAGCGAGAGTTCAACCGGCTGGAACGCGAGATGACGATGTTGCGCGAACAGTATGAGGTGATCACACGGCGCAAGGCCGAGGCGGAACTGGGTCAGATGCTGGAGAACCGTCAGGCAACCGACAGGTTCGAGGCGCTGGAAACAGCCCTGCCTCCCGAATTTCCCGTCTCGCGCAGCCGCAAGAAACTTGCCCTGATGGGGGGCGTGGCCAGCGTGCTGGCGGGGCTTGCCGCCGCCTTTGTGGTCGAGACGATGAACCCGGTGATCCGCTCGGCGGCACAGATGGAACGGATGCTGGGCATTCAGCCGGTTGTTGCTATCCCGGTTGTGACCACCCGGCAGGATCGCAGCCGCGGCGGGCTAAAGGTGTTGGCGAAACTGCTGGTGATCTTTGCCCTTGCCGGGCTGGGGCTGCGGCTGATCTGGGAACGCTCTCCGGTGCTGGCCGGTTTTGCGGAGCGGTTCTTGCCTCGTGCGATCCGCCACTAG
- a CDS encoding nucleotide-binding protein → MNMMDSPKFRRKRTSATAHPPAAAPASPYAAVKAASQEAAHLRVEADERARAEAETQRIAKAAERAKFEEKARRKAEFEERAQTEALRRVKAAREQRAADAMKAREDAERQESARQHREAEEARSRQEAAAKAAQDAEDHRQQVEKRAAEEAARREKAKRDAEARDADARRTEEDARRKAQPPAPVLPLTDMIPVTRRAEPAPTTAPVTPTPKTIVDVEHAWSGLPELTVDKAHLARNRIITATREDPAHGAFDVLRTRLLQTLSENGWRRVAITSPGKDCGKTFTAANLAISLSRQENCRTLLMDLDMRRPSLHHVLGVGSPGSVGDMLRGMIPPETHLHRMGRNPINAGRNIAFALNDRPEAYASELLQDPRSAETLRAIDEHYAPDVVLFDLPPALFYDDVIAARPLFDGVLLVVGGGLTTESEISEVERRLGDSMPVLGMVLNKAEGTDISRYTY, encoded by the coding sequence ATGAACATGATGGACAGCCCGAAATTCAGACGCAAACGCACATCGGCCACGGCTCACCCCCCTGCAGCCGCTCCGGCATCGCCGTACGCGGCCGTCAAGGCGGCGTCGCAAGAGGCCGCGCACCTGCGAGTTGAGGCCGACGAACGCGCCCGCGCCGAGGCAGAGACACAGCGCATCGCCAAGGCCGCCGAACGAGCTAAGTTCGAGGAAAAAGCACGCCGCAAGGCCGAGTTTGAGGAACGCGCTCAGACTGAGGCGCTGCGCCGGGTCAAGGCGGCCCGCGAACAACGCGCGGCGGATGCTATGAAAGCCCGCGAAGACGCGGAACGGCAGGAAAGCGCACGCCAGCACCGCGAAGCCGAAGAAGCCCGCTCTCGTCAGGAGGCGGCCGCAAAGGCGGCGCAAGACGCCGAAGATCACCGGCAACAAGTCGAAAAGCGCGCCGCTGAAGAGGCCGCGCGGCGCGAAAAGGCCAAACGCGATGCCGAGGCACGCGACGCAGACGCGCGACGCACCGAGGAAGACGCCCGCCGCAAGGCGCAGCCCCCTGCGCCCGTCTTGCCGTTGACCGACATGATCCCTGTCACACGCCGCGCCGAACCAGCCCCGACGACAGCACCCGTGACACCCACCCCAAAAACCATCGTGGACGTCGAACACGCCTGGTCTGGTCTGCCCGAACTGACCGTCGACAAGGCGCATCTTGCCCGCAATCGGATCATTACCGCCACGCGTGAAGATCCGGCACATGGTGCATTCGACGTATTGCGCACCCGGCTGTTGCAGACCCTATCGGAAAACGGCTGGCGGCGGGTGGCGATCACTTCGCCGGGCAAGGACTGTGGCAAGACCTTTACTGCTGCCAATCTGGCAATCAGCCTGTCACGGCAGGAAAACTGCCGCACGCTGCTGATGGATCTCGATATGCGCAGGCCCAGTCTGCATCACGTTCTGGGGGTCGGCTCACCGGGATCGGTGGGCGACATGCTGCGTGGCATGATCCCGCCAGAGACGCATTTGCACCGAATGGGCCGCAACCCGATCAACGCCGGGCGCAACATCGCCTTTGCGCTGAACGACCGCCCCGAGGCATATGCCTCTGAACTGTTGCAAGATCCGCGCAGCGCGGAAACCCTGCGCGCCATTGATGAGCACTATGCGCCCGATGTGGTGCTGTTCGATCTGCCGCCGGCGCTGTTCTACGACGATGTGATTGCCGCCAGACCGCTGTTCGACGGTGTGCTTTTGGTGGTTGGCGGTGGTCTGACAACCGAAAGTGAGATTTCTGAAGTCGAGCGCCGCCTTGGCGACTCCATGCCCGTTCTGGGCATGGTTCTGAACAAGGCAGAAGGCACCGACATCAGCCGCTACACCTATTAA
- a CDS encoding NAD-dependent epimerase/dehydratase family protein: MKRLGSEGDVTCILITGANGFVGSACVTEARARGIEVIALYRRAPLAKWANDPGIYPLQADLSDPAITAPLQNATAKAQSVIHAAAHLGGDAASHAQDTLRGTQTLLDAMAGGGTRLVLVSSIAVYDTMQIVPGAALDETAPLDDPDHPRDAYAGAKLRQEQMCRASGLPLWILRPGAVWGPGRTWNGLLGLWAAKLHVQINSGGELPLTHVTHTAWALVEAAMRAPQGTAALNVLDDDRPTRARFLRAHRRMSGWPRLTLPIPYNVWMALVHLLKPLSSRLPGLLQEPVARARLLPLTWPNTALRSTLGGEDTDTFEGMLARTLGDNSP; the protein is encoded by the coding sequence GTGAAAAGGCTAGGCAGCGAAGGCGACGTGACCTGCATCCTGATCACCGGGGCCAATGGCTTTGTCGGCAGCGCCTGCGTGACTGAGGCGCGCGCGCGCGGGATTGAGGTGATCGCCCTGTATCGCCGCGCGCCCTTGGCCAAATGGGCCAACGACCCCGGCATTTACCCGCTACAGGCGGACCTGTCAGATCCCGCCATCACCGCCCCCTTGCAAAACGCCACCGCGAAAGCACAGTCCGTGATCCACGCCGCCGCGCACCTCGGCGGCGACGCCGCCAGCCACGCTCAGGACACGCTGCGCGGCACGCAAACCTTGTTGGACGCAATGGCAGGCGGTGGCACGCGGCTGGTCCTTGTCTCCTCCATCGCAGTTTACGACACGATGCAGATCGTCCCCGGCGCGGCGCTGGACGAAACCGCGCCTTTGGACGATCCCGATCATCCCCGTGACGCCTACGCTGGGGCCAAACTGCGTCAGGAACAGATGTGCCGCGCCTCTGGTCTGCCGCTGTGGATCCTGCGACCCGGCGCAGTCTGGGGGCCAGGACGAACATGGAACGGGCTGCTGGGACTTTGGGCCGCCAAATTACATGTCCAGATCAACTCGGGCGGGGAACTGCCCCTGACCCATGTGACGCACACAGCCTGGGCATTGGTCGAGGCGGCGATGCGCGCCCCGCAAGGCACAGCCGCCCTGAATGTCCTGGACGATGACCGCCCCACGCGCGCCCGTTTCCTGCGCGCGCATCGGCGGATGTCGGGTTGGCCACGCCTGACCCTGCCGATTCCCTACAACGTCTGGATGGCCTTAGTTCACCTGCTCAAACCGCTGTCGTCCCGCCTGCCCGGTCTGCTGCAGGAGCCCGTCGCCCGCGCCCGCCTGTTGCCGCTGACATGGCCCAACACCGCCCTGCGCAGCACGTTGGGCGGCGAGGATACCGACACATTTGAGGGGATGCTGGCCCGCACTTTGGGGGATAACAGCCCATGA